A region from the Desulfuromonadales bacterium genome encodes:
- a CDS encoding MoaD/ThiS family protein, translating into MNVTVKLFATFRIGRFKIEQRDYPPGTTCRAIIADVGLTEQELGIVLVNGRHAALETRLEEGDTLSLFPLVGGG; encoded by the coding sequence ATGAACGTTACGGTCAAACTGTTCGCCACCTTCCGGATCGGTCGCTTCAAGATCGAGCAGCGAGACTATCCACCAGGAACCACTTGCCGTGCGATCATTGCCGATGTCGGCCTGACCGAGCAGGAACTCGGCATCGTCCTTGTCAACGGTCGTCATGCCGCCTTGGAAACGAGGCTCGAAGAAGGCGATACGCTGTCGCTTTTCCCTCTGGTCGGCGGCGGCTGA